The following proteins are encoded in a genomic region of Capra hircus breed San Clemente chromosome 16, ASM170441v1, whole genome shotgun sequence:
- the LOC108637753 gene encoding uncharacterized protein C8orf59 homolog — protein sequence MAKNKLRGQKSRNVFHIASQKSFKVKNKAKPVTTNLKKINIMNDEKVNRVNKAFIDIQKELANFSKGLSLEPLQKQLMSQQCHENVPVNVDEATRLMAQL from the coding sequence ATGGCCAAGAACAAACTAAGAGGGCAGAAGTCCAGGAATGTATTCCACATAGCCAGTCAAAAAAGCTTTaaggttaaaaataaagcaaaaccagTTACCACTAATCTTAAGAAGATAAACATTATGAATGATGAAAAAGTTAACAGAGTGAATAAAGCTTTTATAGATATACAGAAGGAACTGGCAAACTTCTCAAAAGGCCTTTCCCTTGAACCTCTGCAGAAGCAACTGATGTCTCAGCAGTGTCATGAAAACGTACCAGTTAACGTTGATGAAGCTACAAGGTTAATGGCTCAGTTGTAA